From Parasteatoda tepidariorum isolate YZ-2023 chromosome 1, CAS_Ptep_4.0, whole genome shotgun sequence, one genomic window encodes:
- the LOC139426479 gene encoding uncharacterized protein — MAVFRIENTALPVNNNGEITLYQIGRYISSNEAAWRNFGFPIHDPTVSHLAVHLENVLIVITRAYSTTSTEALQILAGVKPIHLRIIENTCIKRLRWNYRIEEYDRNIQEILRATILEKPVINIHPSLYKSVPFGGLTPTNKGIEIFTDGSRMEVADAMNNTSEHRTGMGMIVRRDGKLILATSIRLSNNCSVYKAEMMAINTALQWLANNQYPNATIYSDSLSSLQALKNPKPDSELVENTKQIWKNNILLGWVKAHIGIEGNEEADRVAKNAISLGNVDIEVPSSTAQVKTLVKGYNLMRWKQEWRDSEKGRQTYKFIKDPNISRLQANFYFNQFLTECSVSIRID; from the exons ATGGCAGTATTTCGAATCGAAAATACTGCTCTTCCAGTGAATAACAACGGCGAAATAACGCTGTACCAAATTGGCCGGTACATCAGCTCCAATGAAGCTGCTTGGCGTAACTTTGGATTCCCAATTCATGATCCAACCGTTAGTCATTTAGCCGTCCATCTTGAAAACG TATTAATAGTGATTACAAGGGCCTATTCAACAACTAGCACTGAGGCTCTCCAGATACTGGCGGGGGTGAAACCCattcatttaagaattattgAGAATACTTGTATAAAGAGGTTAAGATGGAATTACAGAATTGAGGAATACGACCGTAATATTCAAGAAATTCTAAGAGCAACGATACTCGAGAAACCAGTTATTAATATTCACCCTTCTCTTTATAAATCCGTCCCCTTTGGTGGATTGACCCCAACTAACAAGGGAATTGAGATTTTTACGGACGGCTCGCGGATGGAGGTTGCCGATGCTATGAATAATACCTCTGAACATAGAACAGGAATGGGAATGATAGTCAGGAGAGATGGAAAACTCATTCTGGCAACCTCCATCAGACTGAGCAATAACTGCAGTGTTTACAAGGCCGAGATGATGGCGATTAACACTGCTTTACAATGGCTTGCAAATAACCAATATCCCAATGCAACTATTTACTCTGATTCGCTCTCCTCGTTGCAAGCTTTAAAAAATCCTAAACCCGATTCCGAATTGGTAGAAAACACCAAacaaatctggaaaaataatattcttctcGGATGGGTAAAAGCCCACATTGGTATTGAAGGCAACGAGGAGGCGGATCGAGTTGCTAAAAACGCCATCAGTCTCGGCAATGTTGACATTGAGGTCCCGAGCTCCACCGCCCAAGTGAAAACATTGGTCAAAGGCTATAATCTCATGCGTTGGAAACAGGAGTGGCGGGATTCCGAGAAAGGCAGACAAACGTATAAGTTTATTAAGGATCCTAATATTAGTAGACTTCAggcgaatttttattttaatcaatttcttaCGGAGTGTTCGGTGAGTATCAGAATAGATTAG